One region of Salvelinus namaycush isolate Seneca chromosome 3, SaNama_1.0, whole genome shotgun sequence genomic DNA includes:
- the LOC120043741 gene encoding sodium channel subunit beta-4-like, producing MILTLSLGVWSAQGLEMSTGKVPFLEALNGSTVILPCTYASCIGIKNLYFNWQYNDNGTMQKVCESVIPLDGMDPHPVSIYRERVDFIGTGDHNNISILLWNITFEDEGQYTCFGRNPKEKGKNHSAIFTLVVVDELRVVDNTLTIIIASAVGGAIALLMTFMLVKNFILFVLFKIEEKKKIECLVQSSSADETNNVSGSKTSKPTTPKKK from the exons ATGATATTGACCCTCAGTTTAG GTGTGTGGTCTGCTCAGGGCCTGGAGATGTCCACAGGGAAGGTCCCGTTCCTGGAGGCGTTGAACGGCAGTACTGTGATTCTACCCTGCACCTACGCCAGCTGTATCGGCATCAAAAACCTCTACTTCAACTGGCAGTACAACGACAACGGCACTATGCAGAAG GTGTGTGAGTCTGTGATTCCGTTAGACGGGATGGATCCCCATCCAGTGAGTATCTACCGGGAGCGGGTGGATTTTATCGGCACCGGTGATCACAACAACATCTCCATCCTGCTTTGGAACATCACCTTTGAGGACGAGGGCCAGTACACCTGCTTCGGACGCAACCCCAAAGAGAAGGGCAAGAACCACAGCGCTATCTTTACCCTTGTCGTGGTGGACGAGT TACGAGTGGTGGACAACACTCTCACCATCATAATTGCTTCTGCAGTGGGCGGAGCCATCGCCCTGCTGATGACTTTCATGCTGGTGAAGAACTTCATCCTCTTCGTTCTCTTCAAAATCGAGGAGAAGAA AAAGATCGAGTGCCTTGTACAATCTTCCTCAGCAGATGAAACAAACAATGTCTCAGGATCCAAAACTTCGAAACCAACGACACCAAAGAAGAAATGA